From the genome of Argentina anserina chromosome 4, drPotAnse1.1, whole genome shotgun sequence, one region includes:
- the LOC126792921 gene encoding serine/threonine-protein kinase STY13: MSEMDPMKGDSIEEINVEKKADDHEGGENSKLRGSGSVSNKEMIFRADKIDLKNLDIQLEKHLSRVWSKIDDKRPKEEWEIDLAKLDIRYIVAQGTYGSVYRGIYDDQDVAVKILDWGEDGYATDAETAALRASFQKEVAVWHKLDHPNVTRFIGASMGTSNLKIPSKNSSSDGPNFHPARACCVVVEFLAGGTLKQYLIKNRKKKLALKVVIQLALDLSRGLSYLHSKKIVHRDVKTENMLLDIDRNLKIADFGVARVEAQNPRDMTGETGTLGYMAPEVLDGKPYNRRCDVYSFGICLWEMYCCDMPYPDLSFADVSSAVVRQNLRPEIPRCCPSSLASVMRKCWDGNANKRPEMDEVVKMLEAIDTSKGGGMIPEDKNPGCFCFTPARGP; this comes from the exons ATGTCGGAGATGGATCCAATGAAAGGTGACAGTATTGAGGAGATCAATGTAGAAAAGAAGGCGGATGACCACGAAGGTGGTGAGAATTCAAAACTGAGGGGCAGTGGAAGTGTTAGTAACAAAGAAATGATTTTCAGAGCAGAtaagattgatttgaaaaACTTAGATATACAGCTTGAGAAGCATTTGAGCAGGGTTTGGTCCAAAATTGATGACAAAAGGCCTAAAGAAGAGTGGGAGATTGATTTAGCTAAATTGGATATAAGATATATCGTAGCTCAAGGGACCTATGGTTCTGTATACAGGGGTATTTATGATGATCAAGATGTTGCAG TGAAGATCTTGGACTGGGGGGAAGATGGTTATGCGACAGATGCTGAAACTGCTGCTCTGCGAGCATCTTTTCAGAAAGAAGTTGCCGTTTGGCACAAGCTTGATCATCCTAATGTTACAAGG TTCATTGGAGCTTCAATGGGAACCTCTAATCTTAAGATTCCTTCAAAAAACTCTTCTAGTGATGGTCCGAATTTTCATCCTGCTAGAGCATGTTGTGTTGTTGTGGAGTTTCTTGCTGGTGGGACactaaaacaatatttgataaaaaacagaaaaaagaaacttgCCTTGAAGGTTGTGATCCAACTTGCTTTGGACCTCTCAAGAGG CCTTAGCTATCTGCATTCCAAGAAAATTGTGCACCGTGAtgtcaaaacagaaaatatgtTGCTGGATATCGATAGAAACTTAAAAATAGCTGATTTCGGTGTTGCTCGTGTCGAAGCTCAAAATCCAAGGGACATGACTGGTGAAACTGGCACCCTAGGATACATGGCCCCAGAG GTTCTGGATGGTAAGCCATATAACAGAAGGTGTGATGTCTACAGTTTTGGCATATGCTTATGGGAAATGTACTGCTGTGATATGCCTTACCCTGACCTTAGCTTTGCTGATGTATCATCTGCTGTTGTTCGACAG AATTTACGACCAGAAATTCCAAGATGTTGTCCTAGTTCTTTGGCTAGTGTCATGCGGAAGTGCTGGGATGGAAACGCAAATAAACGACCTGAAATGGATGAAGTGGTGAAAATGTTGGAAGCAATTGATACAAGCAAAGGAGGTGGAATGATACCTGAAGACAAAAATCCAGGTTGTTTCTGTTTTACCCCTGCTCGCGGTCCTTGA